A region of Oceanicoccus sp. KOV_DT_Chl DNA encodes the following proteins:
- the argB gene encoding acetylglutamate kinase, translating to MSLDREAASNVANVLTKALPYIQRFTGKTIVVKFGGNAMIDDELKEQFARDVVLMKLVGMNPVVVHGGGPQIGELLDKLNIKSHFIDGMRVTDSQTMDIVEMVLGGSVNKEIVNLLNHNGGKAVGITGKDGNMIRARKMTVTQQSPEMKAPEIIDIGHVGEVSQIDTSVLEMLINSNFIPVIAPIGVGKDGSSYNINADLVAGKIAEVMKAEKLMLLTNVAGLQDKNGKVLTGISTQQVDELINDGTIYGGMLPKIRCAQDAVKCGVTSAHIIDGRVPHAVLLEIFTDEGVGTLITNRNALAAQ from the coding sequence ATGTCACTAGACCGCGAAGCCGCCTCCAATGTCGCTAACGTATTGACCAAGGCGCTACCCTATATCCAACGCTTTACCGGTAAAACCATTGTGGTTAAATTTGGCGGCAATGCCATGATAGACGATGAACTCAAAGAGCAATTTGCCCGCGATGTGGTCCTTATGAAACTGGTTGGCATGAATCCTGTCGTGGTGCACGGGGGTGGACCGCAAATTGGCGAGCTACTTGATAAGCTCAACATTAAGTCCCATTTTATTGATGGTATGAGAGTAACCGACAGCCAAACCATGGACATTGTCGAAATGGTACTTGGCGGCAGCGTTAATAAAGAAATTGTTAACCTGCTGAATCATAACGGAGGTAAAGCCGTAGGTATTACGGGTAAAGATGGCAACATGATTCGCGCCCGAAAAATGACCGTCACCCAGCAAAGCCCGGAAATGAAAGCACCAGAAATCATAGATATTGGCCATGTAGGGGAAGTGTCACAAATTGATACTAGTGTACTGGAAATGTTAATTAACAGTAATTTTATTCCTGTTATCGCACCTATTGGTGTCGGCAAAGATGGCAGCTCTTACAACATTAACGCCGATCTGGTCGCGGGTAAAATTGCCGAAGTCATGAAGGCTGAAAAACTCATGCTACTGACCAATGTAGCTGGACTGCAGGATAAAAACGGCAAGGTGCTTACCGGCATCAGCACACAACAGGTAGACGAACTAATCAATGACGGCACTATTTATGGTGGCATGCTGCCTAAAATTCGCTGCGCTCAAGACGCCGTCAAATGCGGCGTCACCAGTGCCCATATAATTGATGGTAGGGTCCCCCACGCGGTTTTATTAGAAATATTTACAGATGAAGGTGTAGGTACGCTGATCACCAACCGCAATGCACTAGCGGCCCAGTAG
- the slmA gene encoding nucleoid occlusion factor SlmA, giving the protein MIKKTPRRQQILECLAHMLEVSPGERITTARLAKEVGVSEAALYRHFPSKSKMFEGLIEFIEETIFTRIAMIIKEEDQAIVRCEKILGLLLAFSERNPGITRILNGDALAGETERLRARMVQFFDRVETQLKQILREAEINEGIRPTVPMAIAANLLMATVEGRICQFVRSEFKRKPTEHWPDQWAVLMTGFFKQATTNTSSMAHASYQNG; this is encoded by the coding sequence ATGATTAAAAAGACTCCACGCCGACAACAAATTCTAGAATGCCTCGCCCATATGCTTGAGGTAAGTCCAGGAGAAAGAATTACCACCGCACGCCTGGCAAAAGAAGTCGGCGTGTCTGAAGCGGCACTTTACCGCCACTTTCCCAGTAAATCAAAAATGTTTGAAGGCTTAATAGAGTTCATCGAAGAGACCATCTTCACTCGCATCGCTATGATTATTAAAGAAGAAGATCAAGCCATAGTACGTTGCGAAAAAATTCTGGGGCTGTTACTTGCCTTCTCGGAACGCAACCCAGGTATCACTCGTATTCTTAATGGCGATGCATTAGCGGGAGAAACTGAGCGACTACGAGCCAGAATGGTGCAGTTTTTTGATCGCGTTGAAACCCAGTTAAAACAAATATTGCGTGAAGCTGAAATCAACGAGGGAATTCGCCCGACTGTTCCTATGGCTATCGCCGCCAATTTATTGATGGCGACTGTCGAGGGTCGTATTTGCCAGTTTGTCCGCAGTGAATTTAAGCGCAAACCCACCGAGCACTGGCCTGATCAGTGGGCAGTTTTAATGACAGGATTTTTTAAGCAGGCGACAACTAACACTTCTTCTATGGCTCACGCCAGCTACCAAAACGGCTAA